In Isoptericola jiangsuensis, the following proteins share a genomic window:
- a CDS encoding helix-turn-helix domain-containing protein has product MRTLRSGAGLTLAQVAGRTGISVSTLSRLESGSRRPTLELLLPLARAYGVTLDDLVDAPTTGDPRVHLRPVTTDGMTSIALTSGATEIGAYKLVLEAGSRPAPDPRTHDGYEWLYVLTGRLRLVLGHHDVVMGPGEAAEFDTRVPHWFGPADGGAVELLSLFGEQGQRAHTRVRPRARE; this is encoded by the coding sequence CTGCGGACCCTGCGCTCCGGCGCCGGGCTCACCCTGGCGCAGGTCGCGGGGCGGACCGGCATCTCGGTCAGCACCCTGTCCCGGCTGGAGTCCGGCTCCCGGCGCCCCACCCTGGAGCTGCTCCTGCCGCTGGCCCGGGCCTACGGCGTGACGCTCGACGACCTCGTCGACGCCCCCACCACGGGCGACCCGCGCGTCCACCTGCGACCGGTCACCACCGACGGCATGACGAGCATCGCGCTGACCTCCGGCGCCACCGAGATCGGCGCGTACAAGCTCGTCCTCGAGGCCGGGTCGCGCCCCGCCCCCGACCCGCGCACCCACGACGGCTACGAGTGGCTGTACGTCCTGACCGGTCGCCTGCGGCTGGTGCTCGGCCACCACGACGTCGTCATGGGGCCGGGCGAGGCCGCCGAGTTCGACACCCGGGTGCCGCACTGGTTCGGCCCGGCGGACGGCGGGGCGGTGGAGCTGCTCAGCCTGTTCGGCGAGCAGGGGCAGCGGGCGCACACCCGGGTACGGCCCCGCGCCCGGGAGTGA
- the tig gene encoding trigger factor: MKSAVETLEPTKVKLTVEVEYDELKPSIDHAYQHIAEQVNIPGFRKGKVPPRIIDQRVGWGAVVEHAVNEGLSGFYREAVTTESLRPLGQPEVEVTEIPAKAGEGQLAFTAEVEVRPEIELPELSGLELTVESTEVSDDDVAERLDSLRERFGTLVGVDRPAVEGDYVVIDLKAVIGDEEIDSVSGVSYQIGSGNMLDGLDEALTGLSAGETTTFSTELAGGEHQGEESSVTVTATSVKERELPEADDDFAQMASEFDTLDELKADLREQVASAKTSNQAVAARDALLEKLLEAVEIPVPAGVVEAEVHRHLESEGRLEDDEHRAEVTVDATKAITNQILLDTLAEKLEVKVGQGELIEYLVQASRQYGMEPQQFISSLDQSGQIPAMVGEVARSKSLAVALRDVVVKDGEGNVVDLSEFIGSEEDDAAQAAEAEVEESAESADSSPESADSADEAPKA, translated from the coding sequence GTGAAGAGCGCCGTCGAGACCCTGGAGCCCACCAAGGTCAAGCTGACCGTCGAGGTGGAGTACGACGAGCTCAAGCCGAGCATCGACCACGCCTACCAGCACATCGCGGAGCAGGTGAACATCCCCGGCTTCCGCAAGGGCAAGGTCCCGCCGCGCATCATCGACCAGCGCGTCGGTTGGGGTGCCGTCGTCGAGCACGCCGTGAACGAGGGCCTGTCCGGCTTCTACCGCGAGGCCGTCACCACCGAGTCGCTGCGCCCCCTGGGCCAGCCCGAGGTCGAGGTCACCGAGATCCCCGCCAAGGCCGGCGAGGGCCAGCTGGCCTTCACCGCCGAGGTCGAGGTCCGCCCCGAGATCGAGCTCCCCGAGCTGTCCGGTCTCGAGCTGACCGTCGAGTCCACCGAGGTCTCCGACGACGACGTCGCCGAGCGACTCGACTCCCTGCGCGAGCGCTTCGGCACCCTCGTGGGCGTCGACCGCCCCGCCGTCGAGGGCGACTACGTCGTCATCGACCTGAAGGCCGTCATCGGCGACGAGGAGATCGACTCGGTCTCCGGCGTCTCCTACCAGATCGGCTCCGGCAACATGCTGGACGGCCTGGACGAGGCCCTCACCGGTCTGTCGGCCGGCGAGACCACCACCTTCTCGACCGAGCTCGCCGGTGGCGAGCACCAGGGCGAGGAGTCCTCGGTGACCGTCACCGCGACCTCCGTCAAGGAGCGCGAGCTGCCCGAGGCGGACGACGACTTCGCGCAGATGGCGTCCGAGTTCGACACGCTCGACGAGCTCAAGGCCGACCTGCGCGAGCAGGTCGCCTCGGCCAAGACCTCCAACCAGGCCGTCGCCGCCCGCGACGCGCTGCTGGAGAAGCTCCTCGAGGCCGTCGAGATCCCCGTCCCGGCCGGCGTCGTCGAGGCCGAGGTGCACCGTCACCTCGAGTCCGAGGGTCGCCTGGAGGACGACGAGCACCGCGCCGAGGTCACCGTGGACGCCACCAAGGCGATCACGAACCAGATCCTGCTCGACACCCTCGCCGAGAAGCTCGAGGTCAAGGTCGGCCAGGGCGAGCTCATCGAGTACCTGGTCCAGGCCTCGCGCCAGTACGGCATGGAGCCGCAGCAGTTCATCTCCTCCCTCGACCAGTCCGGCCAGATCCCGGCCATGGTCGGCGAGGTCGCGCGCTCCAAGTCGCTCGCCGTCGCGCTGCGCGACGTCGTCGTCAAGGACGGCGAGGGCAACGTCGTCGACCTGTCGGAGTTCATCGGCTCCGAGGAGGACGACGCCGCCCAGGCCGCCGAGGCCGAGGTCGAGGAGTCCGCGGAGTCCGCCGACTCCTCGCCGGAGTCCGCCGACTCGGCCGACGAGGCCCCCAAGGCCTGA